The following is a genomic window from Brachionichthys hirsutus isolate HB-005 chromosome 15, CSIRO-AGI_Bhir_v1, whole genome shotgun sequence.
TGCGCATTCACAGCGGTGAGTCGTTGCCCCCGGcgacccccccccgcagcacgCCGCCGGCCGGATGTGAGCGCGCTTCCTCGCTTCTGTTTTGCAGGCGAGAAACCGTACGAGTGTTCCAACTGCAAGAAGCGATTCTCCCACTCCGGCTCCTACAGCTCCCACATCAGCAGCAAGAAGTGCGTGAGCGCGGCGCCGCCCAACGGCGTCCCCCGCTCGCTGGTCAAGCCCTCCGCCCAGGCCGCGCCGGTCGCCATCGCCCCGGCCCGCGGGATTCTGAAAGAGAAGAGCGACAGCAAGCCCCTCCAGGAGCAGCTCCCGGTCACCCAGATCAAGTCAGAACCCGTGGAGTACGAGTGCAAGCTGGCGCCGCCGGCGACTTCGGCCGGCGCCAACGGAGCGGCGAGCAgaggggcggcggcggctgcggcCGCGCCTCAAGGCGTGGCGATGGTGGTGCCGACGATGGGCCTGATGTCGCCCATCAGCATTAACCTGAACGACCTGCAGAACGTTCTGAAAGTGGCGATGGACGGGAACGTGCTCAGGCAGGTGCTGGGCTCAGCCAATGGCGTCGTGGCACACGGGAAGCAAGGCGTCGTGgtccagcagccgcagcagcagatCATCAGCCTGCCGGCCTTCGTGGATCACGACGGCACCACGAAGATCATCATCAACTACAGCATCAGCCCCGCctccgtcgccgccgccgccgcctcccagCCTGCGCCGCTCGGCGACAAACACAATGCCACTCCCACTGTGAGCGCTGCTGCAGCCCCCGCCCCCAGCAAAGCAGTCAAACCCGCGACGCCAGAAGTGACCGACCTCAGCGCCGTGAAGGCGGAACCCAAAGCGGTGGCCATCACGGCGCCGGCGGCGGAAACGCCAACAGAAACTGTGAAGACTTCAGTCGCCCAAACAGCTCAGATGCCaaaaggcggcggcggcggcacgaAGTGCTTACTCTGCGACGACTGCCCCGACAACCTGGAGgcgctgcacctcctccagcaccGCAAGGCGGCCAACGGCGAGGCCGTGGACTCGGCCGCCGCCCTGGACCCCTCCTTCGCCGACCTGCTGAGCGAGGCCGGCGTCACGCTGGAGGAGCCGCCCGTGGAGGACCTCCTCTCGCTTCTCAAGACCTACTTCGCCTCCAACGCCAATCCCAGCGAGGCGGAGCTGGAGAGGATCTCCGAGTCGGTCAGTATTCCCGTGGACGTGGTCAGGAAGTGGTTTGCCAAAATGAACTGCGGCAAAGACCGGCGTGTCCCCAAAGAGACCGAAACCGCCGCCGCGGTCGGCTTGAGTCGGGACGGAGAGGCGGCGGACGACCAGGGAACGCCCGACAAGGCGCCCGACTCTGCCGAAGTTTCTCCTGCAGACTCCTCGCCGTTTAGCCTCAACGCCGGGGACCTGGTCATCGTGAAGAGGGAACCCGAGGACCCGGACGAGCCGCTCGACCTCTCCCTCCCCAAACACCTGGCGCCCGAAGCCAAAGCCGCCACGCCCCCGGcgaagcagcaggagcagccgcTCAACCTGACGTGCCTGAGGAAGGAGCGGTTTGAGGGCCGGACCATCTACGTCACCACGTCTCAGAGGGGGAGGCCGGTCAACATCGTCGGCGCCGCCCAGCTGCCCACGCTGGTGGCCATCGCCGGCCAAGGCGCCATCGGATGCCTCGGCGCCATCAACACGGCGACCAAACGCATCCTCATCCCGCAGCTCACCTACACCTACGCCGCCACGGGTGGAAGCGCCGCCGGCGCGAAGACGGTGGTGCTCAACGGCCACAAGGTTGGTGACGCTCGCCATTCTTAGTGCAGCCGGCTCGCCGCCCGCCGCAGGAAGCGTTTGCCCTACTGTTCTTGTCTCTTTGGCGTCCAGCAGCAGGACAAGAAGCCGGACAGCCCCGACGGCGTTCCCGCGCTGGACGATCCGAGCGACTCCGACTCGGCCGTCCTGACGAAGAAGCGTCGGCTGGAAAACGGCGTCTACCCCTGTGACCTTTGCTCCAAAGTCTTCCAGAAGGGCAGCTCCCTGCTCAGGCACAAATACGAACACACAGGTACGTCTTTAAAGTTAAAGCCAGGCGCCGTTTCAGCCTTTAAGCGTAAAGCCAGGCGCCATTTCAGCCTTTAAGCGTAAATCCAGGCGCCATTTCAGCCTTTAAGCGTAAATCCAGGCGCCATTTCAGCCTTTAAGCGTAAATCCAGGCGCCGTTTCAGCCTTTAAGCGTAAAGCCAGGCGCCGTTTCAGCCTTTAAGCGTAAAGCCAGGCGCCGTTTCAGCCTTTAAGCGTAAAGCCAGGCGCCGTTTCAGCCCTTAAACTTAAAGCCAGGCGCCGTTTCAGCCCTTAAACTTAAAGCCAGGCGCCGTTTCAGCCTTTAAGCGTAAAGCCAGGCGCCGTTTCAGCCCTTAAACTTAAAGCCAGGCGCCGTTTCAGCCCTTAAACTTAAAGCCAGGCGCGGTGACATGGACTCCGTTAATCCACGTTTCCTTGGTGAGGTGCAAACGGGCCTGGTGTCGTTCCTTCGGGTTCCGGCGTCTCTGAGGAAGGACGCTTGTCTTCAGGGACTGCTCTGACCCTTTGTCTCCTCGCCTGCAGGAAAACGGCCGCACGAGTGCAACATCTGCAACAAGGCCTTCAAACACAAGCACCACCTGATCGAGCACTCGCGGCTGCACTCCGGGGAGAAACCCTACCAGTGCGACAAGTGCGGGAAGCGTTTCTCCCACTCCGGATCCTACTCCCAGCACATGAACCACCGCTACTCCTACTGCAAGAAGGACGAGCCGCTCTCCATCTCCGGCTCGGGTCTGGGCACGGTTCCGTCGGAGTTCGGGAGCCCCGGCGTCGGACCGCAGTCGGACAGCCGGACCACGACCCCGCCCTCCCAACTGGACTCGGACGAGAGGGAgagcgaagaagaggaggacgaggacgacgagGCCATCTGCATGGACGACATCCGGGTCATCCAGGTGGACGACGGAGAGTGCGAGATCTACGAGGGGAACTTcgacgacgacgaggaggaggaggaggaggagatgacgGAGGAAGAGCtgatgagggaggaggaagaggcagaagCGCAGAGGGGGGGTCAAGACTTTGTTTGTGACgtggtggaggtggagttggGGGACAATCACACGAGGGACGACGAGATGGAGGAAACGGCCGAAGAGGTGGAGGAAACAGTGGAGGGGAAAAtggaagagatggaggaaaCGGCCGGAAAAGTGGAGGAAACAGCCGGAAAAGTGGAGGGGAAAATAGAGATGGAGGAAACGGCCGAAGAGGTGGAGAAAACAGCCGGAAAAGTGGAGGGGAAAATAGAAGAGATGGA
Proteins encoded in this region:
- the LOC137904986 gene encoding zinc finger E-box-binding homeobox 1-like; its protein translation is MADGPRCKRRKQANPKRSSVTNFNNGLEASSDSDDEDKLHIVEEDSLLEPEGANADGTPPPGRHAAAAAVFPHNGSLNGVKEECASDEEEEEEEEEDTLVEEILQQGDTPIIYPEAPEDDQSPAEAGGADENGTPDSFSQLHTCPYCSRGYKRNASLKEHIKYRHETSDDNYSCSHCSYTFTYRSQLERHMSHHRGSREQRHASQSTGGTGGTRKFKCTECSKAFKYKHHLKEHLRIHSGEKPYECSNCKKRFSHSGSYSSHISSKKCVSAAPPNGVPRSLVKPSAQAAPVAIAPARGILKEKSDSKPLQEQLPVTQIKSEPVEYECKLAPPATSAGANGAASRGAAAAAAAPQGVAMVVPTMGLMSPISINLNDLQNVLKVAMDGNVLRQVLGSANGVVAHGKQGVVVQQPQQQIISLPAFVDHDGTTKIIINYSISPASVAAAAASQPAPLGDKHNATPTVSAAAAPAPSKAVKPATPEVTDLSAVKAEPKAVAITAPAAETPTETVKTSVAQTAQMPKGGGGGTKCLLCDDCPDNLEALHLLQHRKAANGEAVDSAAALDPSFADLLSEAGVTLEEPPVEDLLSLLKTYFASNANPSEAELERISESVSIPVDVVRKWFAKMNCGKDRRVPKETETAAAVGLSRDGEAADDQGTPDKAPDSAEVSPADSSPFSLNAGDLVIVKREPEDPDEPLDLSLPKHLAPEAKAATPPAKQQEQPLNLTCLRKERFEGRTIYVTTSQRGRPVNIVGAAQLPTLVAIAGQGAIGCLGAINTATKRILIPQLTYTYAATGGSAAGAKTVVLNGHKQQDKKPDSPDGVPALDDPSDSDSAVLTKKRRLENGVYPCDLCSKVFQKGSSLLRHKYEHTGKRPHECNICNKAFKHKHHLIEHSRLHSGEKPYQCDKCGKRFSHSGSYSQHMNHRYSYCKKDEPLSISGSGLGTVPSEFGSPGVGPQSDSRTTTPPSQLDSDERESEEEEDEDDEAICMDDIRVIQVDDGECEIYEGNFDDDEEEEEEEMTEEELMREEEEAEAQRGGQDFVCDVVEVELGDNHTRDDEMEETAEEVEETVEGKMEEMEETAGKVEETAGKVEGKIEMEETAEEVEKTAGKVEGKIEEMEETAGKVEGKIEEMEETAEEVEETAGKVGETVEMLDGKAEEMDEIMEEKEEDVEEEEAAKEEVEEKEEAAKEEVEEKEEAAEEEEEIMEEKEEAVEEKEEAAKEEVEEKEEAAEEEEEIMEEKEEAAKEEVEEKEEAAEEEEVSEEKEDKDKSVGAEPTEEAAKDE